AATGCATGCACAACCCCGACGTCGGCTTCATCGAGAGCGACCGTGCAAAAGGACGGGCGCGCTACGTGGTCGACCATGCCTGGAAGCGCGGCGCCGTGCTGCTTCGCGACCTGGCGGACCATGCGCCGATCAACTACGCGCGGGCGTTCTTTGGCTGACCCCCAGCTCGGCCCACTTCGTGTAGCCGCCCACCCTCTCGCCGGGGGCAACACCAGCGGCCCGGCGAAGCCGGTTCCGCGGTGTTCCTGGAATGGGGTCGGCGTTGAGTTTTGTACGCCACCCGGCGTATTTCCGCCGCGTGACCGATTCCGCAGACTCCTCCGTGTCATTCACACCCAGGAGAAGAGTCCCATGCAACAACGTCGATTCACCCTCAAGGCGCTCACGGCAGCGGTCGCGCTGGCCGGCCTTTCCGCTGTGCCGGCCTTGGCCGCCGACACCATCAAGGTGGGCGTGCTGCACTCGCTGTCGGGCACCATGGCCATCTCGGAGACCGTGCTCAAGGACACGGTGCTGATGGCGATCGACGAGATCAACGCCAAGGGCGGCGTGCTCGGCAAGAAGCTCGAGCCCGTGGTGGTCGACCCGGCCTCCAACTGGCCGCTGTTCGCCGAGAAGATCAAGCAGCTGCTCGGCCAGGACAAGGTCTCGGTGATCTTCGGTTGCTGGACCTCGGTGTCGCGCAAGTCGGTGCTGCCGGTGGTCGAGGAAATGAACGGCCTGCTCTTCTACCCCGTGCAGTACGAGGGCGAAGAGCTCAGCAAGAACGTCTTCTACACCGGCGCCGCGCCCAACCAGCAGGCCATTCCCGCGGTCGACTACCTGATGAGCAAGGAAGGCGGCGGCGCCAAGCGCTGGGTGCTGCTGGGCACCGACTACGTCTACCCGCGCACCACCAACAAGATCCTGCGCGCCTACCTGAAGAGCAAGGGCGTGAAGGACACGGACATCGACGAGAAGTACACCCCCTTCGGCCACAGCGACTAC
Above is a window of Variovorax sp. RA8 DNA encoding:
- the urtA gene encoding urea ABC transporter substrate-binding protein, giving the protein MQQRRFTLKALTAAVALAGLSAVPALAADTIKVGVLHSLSGTMAISETVLKDTVLMAIDEINAKGGVLGKKLEPVVVDPASNWPLFAEKIKQLLGQDKVSVIFGCWTSVSRKSVLPVVEEMNGLLFYPVQYEGEELSKNVFYTGAAPNQQAIPAVDYLMSKEGGGAKRWVLLGTDYVYPRTTNKILRAYLKSKGVKDTDIDEKYTPFGHSDYQTIVADIKKFSSGGKTAVVSTINGDSNVPFYKELGNAGLKAKDVPVVAFSVGEEELRGVDTKPLVGHLAAWNYFMSIKNPTNTAFIKQWSDYAKAKNIAGHKDKPLTNDPMEATYIGIHMWKQAVEKAKSTDTDKVIAAMAGQTFTAPSGIVSKMDEKNHHLHKSVFIGEIKADGQFSVVWKTPGPVKAKPWSPYIEGNDKKPDYPAGKSL